From Camelina sativa cultivar DH55 chromosome 20, Cs, whole genome shotgun sequence, the proteins below share one genomic window:
- the LOC104769137 gene encoding 40S ribosomal protein S15-4 has product MADVEPEVAAVEVPKKRTFKKFAFRGVDLDALLDMSTDDLVKLFPARIRRRFSRGLTRKPMALIKKLRKAKREAPAGEKPEPVRTHLRNMIIVPEMIGSIIGVYNGKTFNQVEIKPEMIGHYLAEFSISYKPVKHGRPGVGATHSSRFIPLK; this is encoded by the exons ATG GCTGATGTCGAACCAGAGGTTGCAGCGGTGGAAGTGCCGAAGAAGAGAACGTTCAAGAAGTTCGCCTTCAGAGGTGTTGACCTCGATGCTCTTCTCGACATGTCTACTGATGATCTTGTCAAGCTCTTCCCTGCCCGTATTCGCAGAAG GTTCTCTAGAGGGTTGACGAGAAAGCCTATGGCTTTGATTAAGAAACTCCGCAAGGCG AAAAGAGAGGCACCAGCTGGTGAGAAGCCAGAACCAGTGAGAACCCACTTGAGGAACATGATCATTGTGCCTGAAATGATTGGTAGCATCATTGGTGTGTACAATGGAAAGACTTTTAACCAAGTTGAGATCAAGCCTGAGATGATTGGACACTACCTTGCTGAGTTCTCCATCTCATACAAGCCAGTCAAGCACGGTAGGCCTGGTGTTGGTGCTACCCACTCCTCCAGGTTCATCCCTCTCAAGTGA